A stretch of the Alosa alosa isolate M-15738 ecotype Scorff River chromosome 16, AALO_Geno_1.1, whole genome shotgun sequence genome encodes the following:
- the ghsrb gene encoding growth hormone secretagogue receptor type 1, producing the protein MTNWTNNSSCMLSLSLCDAEVTDNENETLRDFEYPVELFPVSLLPAITVTCALLFLVGVTGNLMTIVVVTKYKDMRTTTNIYLSSMAFSDLLIFMCMPLDLYRIWRYRPWNFGDELCKLFQFVSECCTYSTILHITALSVERYFAICFPLKAKVAVTKGRVKCVIVVLWLVACCSAGPIFVLVGVKHVNGTNPFETNECTFTEYAIRSGLLTMMVWVSGVFFFLPVLCLTVLYSLIGRRLWRRKRHPFAQNISSRDKSNKQTVKMLVVVVIAFILCWLPFHLGRYLSSKSSEANSPLISQISEYCTLVSFVLFYLSAAINPILYNIMSKKYRIAAWKLFKMKHSERSASATVKTENATGWGESSGST; encoded by the exons ATGACCAACTGGACAAACAACTCAAGCTGCATGCTTAGTCTCAGCTTGTGCGATGCAGAGGTCACAGACAATGAAAATGAGACCTTGAGGGATTTCGAGTATCCTGTAGAACTCTTCCCGGTGTCTTTACTGCCTGCGATAACTGTAACCTGTGCTCTGTTATTCCTTGTGGGGGTTACAGGGAACCTAATGACCATTGTTGTGGTCACTAAATACAAAGACATGCGAACGACCACAAACATTTACCTGTCTAGCATGGCATTTTCGGACCTGTTGATTTTCATGTGTATGCCTCTGGACCTGTACAGAATCTGGCGTTATCGGCCATGGAATTTTGGGGACGAACTCTGCAAGCTATTTCAGTTCGTCAGTGAGTGCTGTACTTATTCGACCATCCTGCACATCACAGCGCTGAGCGTGGAGAGATATTTTGCAATATGTTTCCCACTTAAAGCCAAAGTGGCAGTCACGAAAGGACGCGTGAAATGTGTCATAGTCGTGCTCTGGCTGGTGGCTTGCTGCAGCGCGGGACCAATATTCGTTCTTGTTGGAGTTAAGCATGTAAATGGGACAAACCCATTTGAGACAAATGAATGCACTTTCACGGAGTATGCCATCCGCTCCGGACTTCTAACCATGATGGTGTGGGTCTCTGGAGTCTTCTTTTTTCTGCCTGTGTTGTGCTTGACAGTTCTGTACAGCCTTATTGGGAGACGGCTGTGGAGAAGAAAAAGACATCCGTTTGCGCAGAATATTTCCAGCCGGGACAAAAGTAATAAGCAAACTGTGAAGATGTTAG TGGTGGTAGTAATTGCATTTATCCTCTGTTGGCTACCTTTCCACCTGGGACGCTATCTCTCCTCCAAATCATCAGAGGCCAACTCACCTCTCATCTCTCAGATCAGCGAGTACTGCACCTTGGTGTCGTTTGTGCTGTTTTACCTCAGCGCGGCTATAAACCCTATTCTATACAATATTATGTCCAAGAAATACAGGATAGCAGCATGGAAACTGTTTAAAATGAAGCATTCAGAGAGGTCTGCATCTGCAACTGTCAAAACAGAGAATGCGACTGGATGGGGAGAATCGAGTGGCAGTACTTGA